In one Phyllostomus discolor isolate MPI-MPIP mPhyDis1 chromosome 8, mPhyDis1.pri.v3, whole genome shotgun sequence genomic region, the following are encoded:
- the DUS1L gene encoding tRNA-dihydrouridine(16/17) synthase [NAD(P)(+)]-like, which translates to MPKLQGFEFWSRTLGGARHVVAPMVDQSELAWRLLSRRHGAQLCYTPMLHAQVFVRDANYRKENLYCEVCPEDRPLIVQFCANDPEVFVQAGLLAQDCCDAIDLNLGCPQMIAKRGHYGAFLQEEWDLLQRMIQLAHEKLSVPITCKIRVFPEVDKTVRYAQMLEKAGCQLLTVHGRTKEQKGPLSGTASWEHIRAVRRAVSIPVFANGNIQCLRDVERCIRDTGVQGVMSAEGNLHNPALFEGRSPAVWELAEEYLALVRQHPCPLSCVRAHLFKLWHHTLQVHQQLREELAKVKTLEGVAAVSRELKLRCQEDMCRQKEGEEPSGGLPFFHWICQPYFRPGPKEASQERAGPRSKRALEEEEGGGDPLSKNKQKKQLRNPHKTFDPSLKPKYAKCDQCGNPKGNRCVFSLCRGCCKKRAFRETADCPGHGLLFKTKLEKSLAWKAAQPLLQEPQPAGPGDPGGLPEVVGSALA; encoded by the exons ATGCCAAAGCTGCAAGGCTTCGAGTTCTGGAGCCGCACCCTGGGGGGCGCCCGCCACGTGGTGGCCCCCATGGTGGACCAGAGCGAGCTGGCCTGGAGGCTGCTGAGTCGCCGCCACGGGGCCCAGCTGTGCTACACGCCCATGCTGCACGCCCAGGTCTTTGTCCGAGACGCCAACTACCGGAAGGAGAACCTGTACTGCGAGGTGTGCCCCGAGGACCGGCCCCTCATCGTGCAG TTCTGTGCCAACGACCCGGAGGTGTTCGTCCAGGCGGGGCTGCTGGCGCAGGACTGCTGCGACGCCATCGACCTGAACCTGGGCTGCCCCCAGATGATCGCGAAGCGGG GCCACTACGGAGCCTTCCTGCAGGAGGAGTGGGACCTGCTCCAGAGAATGA TTCAGCTGGCCCACGAGAAGCTGTCCGTCCCGATCACCTGCAAGATCCGTGTCTTCCCGGAGGTTGACAAGACCGTGCGGTACGCCCAGATGCTGGAGAAGGCAGGCTGccag CTGCTGACGGTGCACGGGCGCACGAAGGAGCAGAAGGGGCCCCTGTCGGGCACCGCGTCCTGGGAGCACATCCGGGCCGTGCG GAGGGCCGTGTCCATCCCCGTGTTCGCCAACGGGAACATCCAGTGCCTGCGGGACGTGGAGCGCTGCATCCGGGACACCGGCGTGCAGGGGGTCATGAGCGCAG AGGGCAACCTGCACAACCCGGCCCTGTTCGAGGGCCGCAGCCCCGCCGTGTGGGAGCTGGCCGAGGAGTACCTGGCCCTGGTGCgccagcacccctgccccctgtcctGCGTCCGGGCCCACCTCTTCAAGCTGTGGCACCACAC GCTGCAGGTGCACCAGCAGCTCCGAGAGGAGCTGGCCAAAGTGAAGACCCTGGAGGGCGTCGCCGCCGTGAGCCGGGAGCTGAAGCTGCGGTGCCAG GAGGACATGTGCaggcagaaggagggggaggagccctcGGGCGGCCTGCCTTTCTTCCACTGGATCTGCCAGCCCTACTTCCGGCCGGG GCCCAAGGAGGCGAGCCAGGAGCGCGCAGGTCCCCGCAGCAAGcgggccctggaggaggaggagggcggtgGGGACCCCCTGTCCAAGAACAAGCAGAAGAAGCAGCTGAGGAACCCCCACAAGACCTTCGACCCCTCGCTGAAGC CAAAATACGCCAAGTGTGACCAGTGCGGAAACCCGAAG GGCAACAGGTGTGTGTTCAGCCTGTGCCGAGGCTGCTGCAAGAAGCGCGCCTTCAGAGAGACCGCCGACTGCCCAG GTCACGGGCTGCTCTTTAAGACCAAACTGGAGAAGTCTCTGGCCTGGAAGgcggcccagcccctgctgcaggAGCCACAGCCGGCAGGGCCTGGGGACCCAGGGGGCCTCCCTGAGGTCGTGGGCAGCGCCCTGGCCTGA